In one window of Arctopsyche grandis isolate Sample6627 chromosome 6, ASM5162203v2, whole genome shotgun sequence DNA:
- the LOC143912997 gene encoding uncharacterized protein LOC143912997, whose translation MECRLCLGSAPTVSIHDNPHPLAQLIRTSCRLPVKRGDGLPDAICLSCINTLELLSSFRNDCLQSNETSKLALNESLNVKTEEVLLEDLIWKDESDVDSLPNVCNVEANDWKSSALERSVSQQDVYLIENITSPIHVEKDISSDFEADDAGIPPEESPLPNTYQSDICLKPFSQKSTIVKHLSFHTEQKSFLKEIDFITNIKSYPGIKSHKGEVCTKMFTQKRHLDVEIKSDTGEEPYKCYICLRSFIRKFNLGKHMRSHTEEKPYKCDVCLKSFSHSSNFHRHMRSHTGEKPYKCDVCLKSFSNPSNFHRHMRSHTGEKPHKCDVCLKAFTQISHLQTHMRSHTGEKSHKCDVCSKSFSHSCSLHRHMRSHTGEKPYKCDVCLKSFSQIDILHIHMKSHTGEKPHKCDVCSKSFSHSSNLHRHMRSHTGEKSYKCDICLKSFSHPSNFHRHMRSHTGEKPHKCDVCLKAFSQISHLQTHMRSHTGEKPHKCDVCLKSFSLISHLQRHMNSHTGEKSHKCDVCSKSFSDISHLRRHMKFHSGENLHKCDICLKSFHANSCLISHMRSHTGEKPYKCNICFKLFAVKRYLNIHMMWHKGEKPYKCDICLKSFARKAHLGIHMRSHTKEKPYKCDI comes from the exons atggagtgcaggctttgtcttggttCTGCTCCGACTGTCTCCATCCACGACAATCCTCATCCACTGGCACAGCTCATACGAACCTCTTGTCGACTGCCG gttaaaagaggtgACGGCTTGCCAGATGCGATATGCCTTTCGTGTATCAACACTCTGGAATTGCTCAGCAGTTTTCGAAACGATTGTCTTCAAAGCAACGAAACGTCGAAGCTGGCGTTGAATGAGAGTTTGAATGTGAAGACAGAAGAAGTTTTACTGGAAGATTTAATTTGGAAGGATGAATCAGATGTTGATTCGTTACCAAATGTTTGTAATGTCGAGGCGAATGACTGGAAATCTAGTGCCTTAGAAAGAAGCGTCTCCCAACAAGATGTCTATTTGATAGAAAATATTACATCTCCG ATACACGTTGAAAAGGATATTTCGAGTGATTTTGAGGCAGATGATGCTGGAATTCCACCGGAAGAGTCTCCATTACCGAATACTTACCAAtctgatatttgtttaaaaccattttctcaaaaatcaactATTGTGAAACATTTGTCGTTTCACACTGAACAAAAATCgtttttaaaagaaattgattttattacaaatataaaatcttaCCCTGGGATAAAATCACACAAAGGTGAAGTTTGTACAAAAATGTTTACTCAAAAAAGACATCTGGATGTAGAAATTAAATCTGACACTGGAGAAGAACcatacaaatgttacatttgctTAAGATCATTTATTCGTAAATTTAATCTTGGTAAAcacatgagatctcacacggaagaaaagccatacaaatgtgacgtttgcttaaaatcatttagtcatTCTAGTAATTTTCATAGAcacatgagatctcacacgggggaaaagccatacaaatgtgacgtttgcttaaaatcatttagtaaTCCTAGTAATTTTCATAGAcacatgagatctcacacgggggaaaagccacacaaatgtgatgtttgcttAAAAGCCTTTACTCAAATTAGTCATCTTCAAACAcacatgagatctcacacgggggaaaaatcacacaaatgtgatgtttgctCAAAATCATTTAGTCATTCTTGTAGTCTTCATAGAcacatgagatctcacacgggggaaaagccatacaaatgtgacgtttgcttaaaatcatttagtcaaATTGATATTCTTCATATACACATgaaatctcacacgggggaaaagccacacaaatgtgatgtttgctCAAAATCATTTAGTCATTCTAGTAATCTTCATAGAcacatgagatctcacacgggggaaaaatcatacaaatgtgatatttgcttaaaatcatttagtcatCCTAGTAATTTTCATAGAcacatgagatctcacacgggggaaaagccacacaaatgtgatgtttgcttAAAAGCATTTAGTCAAATTAGTCATCTTCAGACAcacatgagatctcacacgggtgaaaagccacacaaatgtgatgtttgcttaaaatcatttagtctAATTAGTCATCTTCAGAGACACATGAattctcacacgggggaaaaatcacacaaatgtgatgtttgctCAAAATCATTTAGTGATATTAGTCATCTTCGTAGACACATGAAATTTCACAGTGGGGAAAatctacacaaatgtgatatttgtttaaaatcatttcatgCAAACAGTTGTCTTATTTCACAcatgagatctcacacaggggaaaagccatacaaatgtaatatttgttttaaattatttgctgTAAAACGTTATCTTAATATACACATGATGTGGCACAAAGGGGAAAAACCGTACAAATgcgatatttgtttgaaatcatttgctCGAAAAGCTCATCTTGGTATACACATGAGATCTCACACAaaagaaaagccatacaaatgtgatatttga
- the LOC143913006 gene encoding uncharacterized protein LOC143913006 isoform X2, protein MVFTRFGSCQPGLMECRLCLSSSPAEDLVSIYDDPRLLEHLIWTCCRLRVTQEDQLPDMVCLSCINNLELLDGFRNACFRNDTTSRVKLDNYLKIKPEELLVDDLIWENESGAHWPPNISENDVTSGGKITSNDNMGEIIDTNRRILVEELPSQKASDKMCSTGSELNRIHSEDADSNLPPSRPDQYTLTSTP, encoded by the exons ATGGTGTTTACCCGTTTCGGATCGTGTCAACCCGGTttgatggagtgcagactttgcctcTCTTCTTCTCCAGCAGAGGATCTCGTCTCCATCTACGATGATCCTCGGCTCTTGGAGCACCtcatttggacctgctgtcggCTGCGG GTAACCCAAGAGGACCAGCTGCCAGATATGGTTTGCCTTTCATGTATCAACAATCTAGAATTGCTCGACGGCTTTCGAAACGCTTGTTTTCGGAATGACACAACGTCGAGGGTGAAATTAGACAATTATCTGAAAATCAAGCCGGAAGAACTTTTGGTGgatgatttaatatgggaaaatGAGTCGGGTGCTCACTGGCCACCCAACATTTCAGAAAATGATGTG ACGAGTGGAGGAAAAATTACTTCGAACGATAATATGGGAGAAATAATAGATACCAATAGACGCATTCTAGTGGAAGAATTACCATCACAAAAAGCTTCAGATAAGATGTGCTCTACGGGTTCTGAATTGAACCGTATTCATAGTGAa gacgccgactcgaacctacccccatcgcgcccagatcaatatacactgaccagtacaccatga
- the LOC143912508 gene encoding uncharacterized protein LOC143912508 isoform X1 yields MRWSAGFVLVLLRLSPSTTILIHWHSSYEPVVGCRLVTFILLSSKLTIHRCPSHLQVKRGDGLPEAICLSCVNNLELLNSFRNDCLQSNEKSKLTLNESLNVKTEEVLLEDLIWKDESDVDSLPNVCNVEANDWKSSALERSVSKQDVYLIENITSPIHKDISSDFGADDARIPPEESPLPNIYKCDICLKSFSQKSTIVEHLLFHTEGKSFSQESDLLISIKSRPGIKSHKREVCTKMFTEKGHLDGDIKFHTGEKPCKCYVCLRFFNKYNISMEENPYKCYICLKSFAVKSYLSMHMKTHKGEKPYKCDICLKSFTQKNNLGTHMRCHMGEKSYKCNICSKSCVCKRDLVNHTRTHTGEKPHKCDVCLKSFSQISNLHTHMRSHTGEKPYKCNICFKSFAAKSYLTVHMKTHGGKKPYVCHVCLKSYVCKQDLVNHVRTHTGEKPHKCDICLKSFSVKRYLKIHVKSHKEEKP; encoded by the exons atgcgatggagtgcaggctttgtcttagTTCTGCTCCGACTGTCTCCATCCACGACAATCCTCATCCACTGGCACAGCTCATACGAACCTGTTGTCGGTTGCAGGTTAGTTACCTTTATCCTATTGTCATCTAAATTAACTATTCATCGCTGCCCCTCTCAtttgcaggttaaaagaggtgACGGGTTACCAGAGGCGATTTGCCTTTCATGTGTCAATAATTTGGAATTGCTCAACAGTTTTCGAAACGATTGTCTTCAAAGCAACGAAAAGTCGAAGCTGACTTTAAATGAGAGTTTGAATGTGAAGACAGAAGAAGTTTTACTGGAAGATTTAATTTGGAAGGATGAATCAGATGTTGATTCGTTACCAAATGTTTGTAATGTCGAGGCGAATGACTGGAAATCTAGTGCCTTAGAAAGAAGCGTTTCCAAACAAGATGTCTATTTGATAGAAAATATTACATCTCCG ATACACAAGGATATTTCGAGTGATTTTGGGGCAGATGATGCTAGAATTCCACCGGAAGAGTCTCCATTACCGAATatttacaaatgtgatatttgcttaaaatcattttctcaaaaatctactATCGTGGAACATTTATTGTTTCACACTGAAGGAAAATCGTTTTCACAAGAAAGTGATCTTCTTATTAGCATAAAATCTCGCCCTGGAATAAAATCACACAAACGTGAAGTTTGTACAAAAATGTTTACTGAAAAAGGACATCTTGATGGAGATATTAAATTtcacactggggaaaaaccatgCAAATGTTACGTTTGCTTAagattttttaacaaatataacATATCTATGGAAGAAAATCCATACAAAtgttatatttgtttaaaatcatttgctgtAAAAAGTTATCTTAGTATGCACATGAAAACGCACAAAggggaaaaaccatacaaatgtgatatttgtttgaaatccttTACTCAAAAAAATAATCTTGGCACACACATGAGATGTCACATGGGGGAAAAGtcatacaaatgtaatatttgttcaaaatcatgtGTTTGTAAACGGGATCTCGTTAACCACacgagaactcacacgggggagaagccacacaaatgtgatgtttgcttAAAATCGTTTAGTCAAATCAGTAATCTTCATACACACATGAgatctcacactggggaaaagccatacaaatgtaatatttgttttaaatcatttgctGCAAAAAGTTATCTTACTGTACACATGAAAACGCATGGGGGAAAAAAGCCATATGTATGtcacgtttgtttaaaatcatatgtttgtAAACAGGACCTCGTTAACCATgtgagaactcacacgggggaaaagccacacaaatgtgatatttgtttaaaatcattttcagtaaaACGCTATCTTAAAATACACGTGAAATCGCACAAAGAGGAAAAACCGTAG
- the LOC143912508 gene encoding uncharacterized protein LOC143912508 isoform X2, with the protein MECRLCLSSAPTVSIHDNPHPLAQLIRTCCRLQVKRGDGLPEAICLSCVNNLELLNSFRNDCLQSNEKSKLTLNESLNVKTEEVLLEDLIWKDESDVDSLPNVCNVEANDWKSSALERSVSKQDVYLIENITSPIHKDISSDFGADDARIPPEESPLPNIYKCDICLKSFSQKSTIVEHLLFHTEGKSFSQESDLLISIKSRPGIKSHKREVCTKMFTEKGHLDGDIKFHTGEKPCKCYVCLRFFNKYNISMEENPYKCYICLKSFAVKSYLSMHMKTHKGEKPYKCDICLKSFTQKNNLGTHMRCHMGEKSYKCNICSKSCVCKRDLVNHTRTHTGEKPHKCDVCLKSFSQISNLHTHMRSHTGEKPYKCNICFKSFAAKSYLTVHMKTHGGKKPYVCHVCLKSYVCKQDLVNHVRTHTGEKPHKCDICLKSFSVKRYLKIHVKSHKEEKP; encoded by the exons atggagtgcaggctttgtcttagTTCTGCTCCGACTGTCTCCATCCACGACAATCCTCATCCACTGGCACAGCTCATACGAACCTGTTGTCGGTTGCAG gttaaaagaggtgACGGGTTACCAGAGGCGATTTGCCTTTCATGTGTCAATAATTTGGAATTGCTCAACAGTTTTCGAAACGATTGTCTTCAAAGCAACGAAAAGTCGAAGCTGACTTTAAATGAGAGTTTGAATGTGAAGACAGAAGAAGTTTTACTGGAAGATTTAATTTGGAAGGATGAATCAGATGTTGATTCGTTACCAAATGTTTGTAATGTCGAGGCGAATGACTGGAAATCTAGTGCCTTAGAAAGAAGCGTTTCCAAACAAGATGTCTATTTGATAGAAAATATTACATCTCCG ATACACAAGGATATTTCGAGTGATTTTGGGGCAGATGATGCTAGAATTCCACCGGAAGAGTCTCCATTACCGAATatttacaaatgtgatatttgcttaaaatcattttctcaaaaatctactATCGTGGAACATTTATTGTTTCACACTGAAGGAAAATCGTTTTCACAAGAAAGTGATCTTCTTATTAGCATAAAATCTCGCCCTGGAATAAAATCACACAAACGTGAAGTTTGTACAAAAATGTTTACTGAAAAAGGACATCTTGATGGAGATATTAAATTtcacactggggaaaaaccatgCAAATGTTACGTTTGCTTAagattttttaacaaatataacATATCTATGGAAGAAAATCCATACAAAtgttatatttgtttaaaatcatttgctgtAAAAAGTTATCTTAGTATGCACATGAAAACGCACAAAggggaaaaaccatacaaatgtgatatttgtttgaaatccttTACTCAAAAAAATAATCTTGGCACACACATGAGATGTCACATGGGGGAAAAGtcatacaaatgtaatatttgttcaaaatcatgtGTTTGTAAACGGGATCTCGTTAACCACacgagaactcacacgggggagaagccacacaaatgtgatgtttgcttAAAATCGTTTAGTCAAATCAGTAATCTTCATACACACATGAgatctcacactggggaaaagccatacaaatgtaatatttgttttaaatcatttgctGCAAAAAGTTATCTTACTGTACACATGAAAACGCATGGGGGAAAAAAGCCATATGTATGtcacgtttgtttaaaatcatatgtttgtAAACAGGACCTCGTTAACCATgtgagaactcacacgggggaaaagccacacaaatgtgatatttgtttaaaatcattttcagtaaaACGCTATCTTAAAATACACGTGAAATCGCACAAAGAGGAAAAACCGTAG
- the LOC143913006 gene encoding uncharacterized protein LOC143913006 isoform X1, with translation MVFTRFGSCQPGLMECRLCLSSSPAEDLVSIYDDPRLLEHLIWTCCRLRVTQEDQLPDMVCLSCINNLELLDGFRNACFRNDTTSRVKLDNYLKIKPEELLVDDLIWENESGAHWPPNISENDVTSGGKITSNDNMGEIIDTNRRILVEELPSQKASDKMCSTGSELNRIHSEVKLHKCEICLKSFTTKYYLGVHMSIHSGVKPHKCDVCFQSFNRKGYLVVHMRRHTGETPFQCDICLKSFFSKPLLSVHMRIHSGVKPHKCEICSRSFASKYYLRVHTIVHAEVKPHKCEICLKSYTLKTRLNTHMRIHSGIKPHKCNICSKSFLAKNQLNAHIRIHNGATSHECDICSKSFYRKSDLSSHMTIHTMIMAHKCDICLKSFPSKRKFTRHMLIHSEVKPYKCEICLKSFITKYYLRVHMSVHTGVKPHKCEICLKSYPLKSLLNTHMRIHSGVESHECEICLKSFPSKHQFTRHMLSHSEAKRHKCEICLKLFTKYYLHIHMRVHTGVKPYKCEICLKSFISKRQLSKHMLIHSEVKPHKCELCLKSFPSKHQFTRHMLIHSK, from the exons ATGGTGTTTACCCGTTTCGGATCGTGTCAACCCGGTttgatggagtgcagactttgcctcTCTTCTTCTCCAGCAGAGGATCTCGTCTCCATCTACGATGATCCTCGGCTCTTGGAGCACCtcatttggacctgctgtcggCTGCGG GTAACCCAAGAGGACCAGCTGCCAGATATGGTTTGCCTTTCATGTATCAACAATCTAGAATTGCTCGACGGCTTTCGAAACGCTTGTTTTCGGAATGACACAACGTCGAGGGTGAAATTAGACAATTATCTGAAAATCAAGCCGGAAGAACTTTTGGTGgatgatttaatatgggaaaatGAGTCGGGTGCTCACTGGCCACCCAACATTTCAGAAAATGATGTG ACGAGTGGAGGAAAAATTACTTCGAACGATAATATGGGAGAAATAATAGATACCAATAGACGCATTCTAGTGGAAGAATTACCATCACAAAAAGCTTCAGATAAGATGTGCTCTACGGGTTCTGAATTGAACCGTATTCATAGTGAagtaaagctacacaaatgtgaaatttgtttaaaatcattcactacAAAATATTACCTCGGCGTACACATGTccattcatagtggggtaaagccacacaaatgcgacGTTTGTTTCCAATCATTTAATCGAAAAGGATACCTTGTGGTACATATGAGACGCCATACTGGAGAAACACCTTtccaatgtgatatttgtttaaaatcattctttTCAAAACCTCTCCTCAGTGTACATATGCGTATTCATAGTGGGgtgaagccacacaaatgtgagatttgttcGAGATCATTCGCTTCAAAATATTACCTTCGTGTACACACAATCGTTCATGCtgaggtaaagccacacaagtgtgaaatttgtttaaaatcgtacaCTTTAAAAACTCGCCTCAATACACATATGCGTATTCATAGTgggataaagccacacaaatgtaacatttgttcgaAATCTTTCCTTGCAAAAAATCAGCTGAATGCACATATTCGTATTCATAATGGGGCAACATCACACGAGTGTGACATTTGCTCTAAATCATTTTATAGaaaaagtgatttaagttcacatatgactattCATACTATGATAAtggcacacaaatgtgatatttgtttaaaatcattccctTCAAAACGAAAATTCACTAGACATATGCTTATTCATAGTGAGGtgaagccatacaaatgtgagatttgtttgaaatcattcattacaaaatattacCTCCGTGTACACATGAgcgttcatactggggtaaagccacacaaatgtgaaatttgtttaaaatcatacccTTTAAAATCCCTCCTCAATACACATATGcgtattcatagtggggtagAGTCACacgaatgtgaaatttgtttaaaatcattccctTCAAAACATCAATTCACTAGACATATGCTTAGTCATAGTGAGGCGAAGCGacacaaatgtgagatttgtttgaaattattcacaaaatattacCTCCATATACACATGAGggttcatactggggtaaagccatacaaatgtgaaatttgtttaaaatcattcatttcaaAACGTCAATTATCTAAACATATGCTTATTCATAGtgaggtaaagccacacaaatgtgaactttgtttaaaatcattccctTCAAAACATCAATTCACTAGACATATGCTTATTCATAGTaagtaa